From a single Deinococcus humi genomic region:
- a CDS encoding SRPBCC family protein translates to MSESISIKQTIVVRSRPDVLYRLALEPRRRVKWDPNLAKAEYEGGESRLTNNALVRFKFARKLLGLSFTAKYGQLQAPQRGGWESVRHVGPLEKLTQGWQFKPMPGGTEVTLTVNGRIRYKWIRTPVERVLNNMVITTLVQLQRTVDAQGAQLMEDMGREMQEKQKAEAKAAKEAAKAAKRKKK, encoded by the coding sequence ATGTCCGAGTCCATCAGCATCAAGCAGACCATCGTGGTCCGGTCCCGCCCAGACGTGCTCTACCGCCTGGCGCTGGAACCGCGCCGCCGCGTCAAATGGGATCCCAATCTGGCCAAAGCAGAGTACGAGGGCGGCGAGAGCCGCCTGACCAACAACGCCCTGGTGCGCTTCAAATTTGCCCGCAAGCTGCTGGGTCTGAGTTTCACGGCCAAATACGGTCAGTTGCAGGCCCCGCAGCGTGGCGGCTGGGAAAGCGTGCGGCATGTGGGGCCGCTGGAAAAACTGACCCAGGGCTGGCAGTTCAAGCCCATGCCGGGCGGCACCGAGGTCACGCTGACCGTGAACGGACGGATCCGCTACAAGTGGATCAGAACGCCCGTGGAGCGCGTCCTGAACAATATGGTGATCACCACCCTGGTGCAGTTGCAACGCACCGTGGACGCCCAGGGCGCGCAGCTGATGGAGGACATGGGCCGCGAGATGCAGGAAAAACAGAAGGCAGAGGCCAAAGCGGCGAAGGAGGCTGCGAAAGCCGCCAAGCGCAAGAAGAAATAG
- a CDS encoding FAD-dependent oxidoreductase produces MFGPHTPRSQPQPGHLYDVAVVGAGLAGTELAWRLAQAGADVLLVSQALDHLGNLYAPTIDGADFPAGSVFAEIRDRLAPDTDGWSFHRQLKAQIEGTAGIHLLQSTVTELDEREADVVLSTWEGPELHAGQVILAVGAFLKGRLLIGDSMEEAGRLSEVAYDFLADDLARSGVFLVGAEATAAAVEGAPPYDVRFLTPAPGELDGFRLTRFDRVRAVGRVRPGDCSYHSVLQDAARLAAELLDMGVVIP; encoded by the coding sequence ATGTTTGGACCCCATACCCCCCGCAGCCAGCCGCAGCCGGGACACCTGTATGACGTGGCGGTGGTGGGCGCAGGCCTGGCCGGAACCGAGCTGGCGTGGCGGCTGGCCCAGGCGGGCGCGGACGTGCTGCTGGTTTCGCAGGCCCTGGACCACCTGGGCAACCTGTACGCGCCGACGATTGACGGCGCTGATTTTCCGGCTGGAAGTGTCTTTGCTGAAATCCGCGACCGCCTCGCGCCCGATACTGACGGCTGGAGCTTTCACCGCCAGCTCAAGGCGCAGATCGAGGGCACAGCTGGCATTCACCTGCTGCAGAGCACAGTGACCGAACTGGACGAGCGTGAGGCCGATGTCGTGCTGTCCACCTGGGAGGGACCAGAACTACACGCCGGTCAGGTCATTCTGGCCGTGGGCGCCTTCCTCAAAGGCCGCCTGCTGATCGGCGACAGCATGGAGGAGGCCGGGCGACTGTCCGAGGTGGCCTACGACTTTCTGGCCGACGATCTGGCCCGCTCGGGCGTGTTTTTAGTCGGTGCGGAGGCCACGGCGGCGGCGGTGGAGGGTGCGCCGCCCTACGATGTACGCTTCCTGACGCCCGCGCCCGGTGAGCTGGACGGCTTTCGCCTGACCCGCTTTGACCGCGTGCGCGCCGTGGGCCGGGTGCGGCCCGGCGACTGCTCGTATC